A genome region from Chitinophagales bacterium includes the following:
- a CDS encoding TIGR00266 family protein translates to MADVIDYEILGGDLQSVEIELDQDEGVRAEVGAMLYMEEGIEMETNTGGGLLKGFKRMITGESFFITNFYNKGHGKKRVAFAAPYPGKITPIDLTEEGGSFYCQKDAFLCAAKGIDIEVAFTKKMGAGLFGGEGFILQKLQGDGLAFVHAGGTTIKKVLAPGETLRIDTGCLTAFSSSIDYDIAFLGGFKNALFGGEGLFIATVKGPGTVYLQSLPFSRLADRVVQASKLSYGGKKEERGFGI, encoded by the coding sequence ATGGCAGATGTAATTGATTATGAGATTTTGGGAGGGGATTTGCAAAGTGTTGAAATCGAGCTTGATCAGGATGAAGGTGTAAGAGCCGAAGTGGGAGCAATGCTCTATATGGAAGAAGGCATTGAAATGGAAACCAATACCGGTGGCGGCCTGCTCAAAGGTTTTAAGCGTATGATCACCGGTGAAAGTTTTTTTATAACCAATTTTTACAACAAGGGACATGGCAAGAAAAGAGTAGCTTTTGCCGCACCCTATCCCGGAAAAATTACCCCAATAGACCTGACTGAAGAAGGGGGCTCTTTTTATTGCCAGAAAGATGCTTTTCTCTGTGCTGCCAAAGGCATAGATATAGAGGTGGCTTTTACTAAAAAAATGGGAGCCGGACTTTTTGGAGGTGAAGGTTTTATTTTACAAAAACTACAGGGCGATGGCCTGGCTTTTGTCCATGCCGGAGGTACTACTATTAAAAAAGTACTGGCACCAGGAGAAACACTCAGAATCGATACTGGCTGTTTAACTGCTTTTTCATCAAGTATAGACTATGATATAGCCTTTTTAGGTGGTTTTAAAAATGCGCTTTTTGGAGGTGAGGGTCTTTTCATTGCTACTGTTAAAGGACCCGGAACAGTTTATTTACAAAGTCTTCCATTTAGCAGACTGGCCGACCGGGTAGTACAAGCTTCAAAATTGTCATATGGGGGCAAAAAAGAAGAAAGAGGTTTTGGTATTTAA